A portion of the Oncorhynchus gorbuscha isolate QuinsamMale2020 ecotype Even-year linkage group LG07, OgorEven_v1.0, whole genome shotgun sequence genome contains these proteins:
- the shha gene encoding sonic hedgehog protein A gives MDEMLLLTRIVLVGLISLSLVSSGMGCGPGRGYGRRKHPKKLTPLAYKQFIPNVAEKTLGASGRYEGKITRNSERFKELTPNYNTDIIFKDEENTGADRLMTQRCKDKLNSLAISVMNQWPGVKLRVTEGWDEDGHHFEESLHYEGRAVDITTSDRDKSKYGTLSRLAVEAGFDWVYYESKAHIHCSVKAENSVAAKSGGCFPGTASVTLKGGSRKAVKDLRVGDKVLAANSDGNLAYSDFIMFVDQDSATRRVFYVLETKEPAQKIILTAAHLLFVVNNSTDDLHSMSAVFASKVKPGQKVVVFDDLHNQLKSVTVGRIYTEEHEGSFAPVTVQGTIVVDQVLASCYAVIEDHNLAHLAFAPVRMSYWLSSLLSPKDYSMPNATLHEDGVHWYSKILYQLGTWLLDSHALHPLGMSINSS, from the exons ATGGACGAAATGCTGCTGTTGACAAGAATCGTTCTGGTCGGGTTGATCTCCTTGTCCTTGGTGTCCTCTGGGATGGGTTGTGGACCGGGAAGGGGCTACGGGAGGAGAAAACATCCGAAGAAGCTGACACCTCTTGCGTACAAGCAGTTCATCCCAAACGTCGCGGAGAAGACCCTGGGGGCCAGTGGCAGATATGAAGGGAAGATCACACGGAACTCCGAGCGATTTAAAGAACTGACTCCCAATTACAATACTGACATTATCTTCAAGGATGAAGAGAACACCGGTGCGGACAGGCTCATGACTCAG AGATGTAAAGACAAGCTGAATTCCCTGGCTATCTCCGTCATGAATCAGTGGCCAGGGGTCAAGCTCCGCGTCACCGAGGGCTGGGACGAGGATGGGCACCATTTCGAAGAGTCGCTACACTACGAGGGAAGGGCAGTGGATATCACGACCTCCGATAGAGACAAGAGCAAATACGGCACGCTGTCCAGACTTGCAGTGGAGGCTGGATTCGACTGGGTCTACTACGAGTCCAAGGCCCACATCCACTGTTCTGTCAAAGCAG AAAACTCAGTTGCTGCCAAATCAGGAGGCTGTTTCCCAGGCACCGCTTCGGTAACTCTCAAAGGTGGAAGCAGGAAGGCAGTGAAAGACCTCAGAGTTGGCGACAAAGTGCTGGCAGCCAACAGTGATGGGAACCTCGCATATAGCGACTTCATCATGTTCGTGGACCAGGACTCTGCAACCAGAAGAGTGTTTTATGTGCTAGAGACTAAAGAACCGGCCCAGAAAATCATCCTTACTGCTGCACATCTCCTCTTTGTGGTCAACAACtcaacggatgatctccacagcATGTCAGCAGTATTTGCGAGCAAAGTCAAACCTGGACAAAAGGTGGTCGTCTTTGATGATTTGCATAACCAACTGAAGTCGGTCACCGTGGGACGGATTTACACGGAGGAGCACGAGGGGTCATTTGCGCCTGTGACGGTTCAAGGAACCATCGTGGTAGATCAGGTGCTTGCGTCATGTTACGCGGTAATTGAAGACCACAATCTAGCGCACCTGGCGTTTGCACCTGTCAGAATGAGCTACTGGCTGTCCTCGTTGCTATCCCCGAAAGACTACTCCATGCCCAACGCCACCTTACACGAGGACGGAGTGCACTGGTACTCCAAGATTCTATATCAATTAGGAACGTGGCTCTTGGATAGCCACGCGCTTCACCCACTGGGGATGTCAATAAACTCAAGTTGA